CCGCGTCGATGCCCAGCTCACCGGCGAGCCGGGCACAGGCCTCCCGGTAGGTGCTCAGCGCCTCGGCACGACGAGTGTCGGCCGCCAGCGTGAGAATCAGCCGTGACAGCAGGGGTTCGTCCAAGGGATGCTCGGCGGCGGCCCTCCGCAATGCGGGCAGGACCGTGCCCGGGAGACCGGCGAGCAGCGCCGCGTCGGCCGCCTCCCGTACGGCGGTGACGTACTCGCGGCTGAGCAGGCCGAACGCCGCGTGCGCCCGTACCTCCGCGCCGATCCCGGTGGCGACCGGCCCCTGCCACAGGGACAGCGCCTCGGCGAAAAGCTTCACGCTGCGTGCGGGCGCCCCCTCCGCGGCGGCCCGCCGGGCCTGGTCCCGCAGTTCACGGAAGCGCAGGAGGTCCAGGGAGCCGCTGTCGGTGAGCAGCCGGTAGCCGCCCGCGTCCCGTACCAGCCAGCGGCCCGTCGCCCGTGCGGGCAGTCCGGGCTCCAGCAGCCGGCGCAGCGCACCGACGAGACGGTGCACCACGTTGACGGCGCTGTGCGGCGGGCGGTGCCCCCACAGCGCGCTCACGATCTCGTCCATGCCGACCGGTTGGTCGGCCCGCACCAGCAGCAGCGCCAGCAGTGCCCTCTCCTGAGGACGCCCCAGGTCCAGTTCGGTTCCCGCCCGCCAGGCACGGACCGGCCCCAGAACCGAGAACCGCACCGGCTCCGGCCCAATTCGCCCCCTCCTCGAAGAATCCCCCAGGGATTCCACCCCAGGAATTCCACCCCAGGGATTGACCCTACGTCACAGAGTGTGTTACCGCGCGTCACAGCCCGCCCGGACCTCACGGACGGCTCCAGGCCGCGTTCTGACCGCCCGGGAACTGAACGGGGTCAGCGTCCGACTCGTGAAGGGGAGCAGGTCTGACCAGGTAGGACGTGGCGGTGGTGCGGATGCGCGGTGAAGGGAAGAGATTCTCCGGCTGCCTGGCGGCATCGGGTGACGTGAACGTGTCCCTGACGGTACGGAGTCCGCGCGCGGCCGTGTTCGCCGTGCTGTGTGTGCTGCTCGCCGCCGGGGGACATGTGCCGGCCATGGGCGCGGCGCCCCCCGTGCGGGTGCAGGTCGTCGGCGCTCTGCCGGTCTTCGTGGTCGGCTGTCTGCTGGGCGGGCGGGAGCGTTCGCTGGTCGGTATCGGCGCTGGGACGCTCGCGGCCCAGGGAGGGCTGCACCTGGCGCTCGACGCCGGTCAGCCGCACGCCGTGATGGCCCTGCACGGGCTGCGCATGTCCCATACGCACCCCCACTCCCCTGCGCTGACACCGCACGCCACCGCCGTCCATGGCGTGGCGGCCCTGGTGCTGGCCTGGTGGCTGCGGCGCGGCGAGGCCGCGCTGTGGTCGCTGCTGCGGGCGGCCGGCTGCCCGACGACACCGACCAGTTGACCTTCAAGACCCTGCGGACGCTGGCCGCGGCGGTGTTCGCGGTCCCGCGCAGCCGCTCCGCGGGATCCCGGGCCGAGTAGGCCGGCCGGGACACCGTCCGCGTCAGCGTTGCCGGTCGTCGTTCGGGTCGGTGCGGGGCCGTGAGCGGAAAGTGCGGCGGTAGGTGTCCGGAGGCACGCCGACCGTCCGGTTGAAGTGGCGCCGCAGCGTTGTGGCGGTTCCCATGCCGGTGGCTGTCGCGATGGCGTCGACGACGTCGTCGGTGGTCTCCAGCAACTCCTGTGCGCGGCGGATCCGTTGTGTCAGCAGCCATTGCAGCGGAGTGGTGCCGGTCACCGCCCTGAAGTGGCGGCCCAGATGGCGCGAACTCATCCGGGCCTGGCGCGCCAGGTCCTCCACGGTGAGCGGCCGGTCGAGGCGTTCGATCACCCAGGGGAGCAGCGCGGCGAGCGGGTGGTCGTCCCGGGTGGGCACCGGGGCGGCGACGAACTGGGCCTGGCCGCCGGCTCGGTGCGGCGGCACGACCAGGCGGCGGGCGACGGCGTTGGCGACGGACGAGCCGTGGTCGAGACGGACGAGGTGCAGGCACAGGTCCATCGCGGCGGCCTTGCCGGCGGAGGTGAGCACGCTGCCGTTGTCCACGTAGAGCACGTCCGGATCGACCTCCACCCGCGGGTAGCGGGCGGCCAGGGCCCCGGTGTGCGCCCAATGGGTGGTCGCGCGCCTTCCGTCCAGCAGTCCGGCGGCGGCCAGCACGAACGCGCCCGTGCACAGGGAGGCCACGCGCGCCCCCGCCTCGTGGGCCGCACGCACCGCGCCGACGAGATCGGCGGGCGGGTCCTCGTCGGCGTCCGCCCAGCCGGGAACGATCACGGTGTCGGCATGCCGGAGCCGGTCGAGCCCCTGGTCGGGCTCCAGCCGGAACCGGCCGAGCCGTACGGCGTCCGACCCGCAGACCTCGACGTCGTACCAGGGGACGGCCACGTCGACCGGAGCGGCGCCGAACACCTCGTACGCCATGGACAGTTCGAACTGCAGCATCCCCTGGGTGACGGCCAGCGCGACGGTAACCATGTCCGGAATTGTATGGGGGACGTCGTTCCGGACACTCACGACGTGGTGCCCGCCCCCGCCAGGATGTTCTCAGCGGATCATTCGAGCACGGGGGAGAACCCATGGGATCGGGACAGACGGTGACGGTGTTCGGCGCGTACGGACACACCGGACGCTTTGTGGTGGCACATCTGCGGGAGCGCGGGTTCGTGCCGGTGCTCTCCGGCCGCGACGCCGGCAAGCTGCGGGCGCTGGCGGCATCCGTCCCCGGACTCGAGGTCCGGCCGGCGTCCGTCGACGACCCTGCCTCGCTCGACCGTGCCCTGGACGGTGCGGACGCCGTGATCAACTGCGCCGGGCCCTTCGCCGTGACCGCTGCTTCCGTGATCGAGGCGGCACTGCGCGCCGGGATCCCGTACGTCGATGTGGCGGCCGAGATCGAGGCCAACCTCGACACGTTCACGGACTTCGCGGACCGCGCCCGCGCGGCGGGAGCGGTGATCGTCCCCGCGATGGCCTTCTACGGCGGCCTCGGCGACCTGCTGGCCACCGCCGCGATGGGGGACTGGACGGTGGCCGACGAAGCGAACATCGCGTACGGACTGAGCAGTTGGCACCCCACCTCCGGGACACGCACCGCGGGCACGGTCTCCCAGGAGCGGCGAGGCGGCCGGCGCGTCCGCCACACGGACGGACGGTTGGAGTACCACGACGACAAGCCGACGCTCCTGAAGTGGCCCTTCCCCGACCCCATGGGCACCAGGGAGGTCGTCGCGGAGTTCACGATGGCCGACGTGGTCACCATCCCCAGCCACCTCTCCATCCCCGAGGTGCGCACCCACATGACGACCGAAGCGGCCAGGGACCTCTTTGCCGCGGACACACCGGCGCCGACCGCGGCCGACGAGGACGGGCGGTCCGACCAGACCTTCGTCGTCGACGTCGTCGTACGCTCCGGTGGCACCGAACGGCGCGCCGTGGCACGCGGCCGGGACATCTACGCCGTCAGCGCGCCGCTCGCGGTGGAGGCGGTCCACCGCATCCTCACCGGCCGGACCCGTACGGTCGGTGTCGCCTCCGCCGGTGAGCTCTTCGACGCGTCCGACTTCCTGCGCGCCCTGTCCCCGCACATCTCGCTCGAACTGCCCGGGTAGGGCGGAAGCCGCAGCGGCGCGACGGCGGCGAGCGGTGGCCGTGCGGGCCTCCGGATCTCCCCCCATGCTGGACATGACGGGGTGAGGCCACGGAGGAGGTGGTGAGGATGCAGACCGTTGTGGATCTCACGCGCTGCCAGGGCTATGCGCAGTGCGTGTTCCTCGCACCGGAGGTGTTCGAGCTGCACGGCGAGGAAGGGTTGCTGTACGCCACGGCCGTCCCGGACGACCAGGTCGAGCACGTGCGCCAGGCCGCGGCGGCGTGCCCGGTCCAGGCCATCATCCTCGGTGAAGGGGTGAGCGCCGGTGCCCGGTGATCTGACCGACGGCCGCATCGTGATCGTCGGCGCGTCGCTGGCCGGGCTCAGGGCCGCGGAGACACTGCGCGAGGAGGGTTTCACCGGCTCACTGACCGTGGTGGGGGACGAGCCCCGTGCGCCTTACGACCGGCCACCGCTGTCCAAGCAGGTGCTGCTCGGCAAGACGCCTGCGGACACCACGGCGTTGCCGATGCGCCGGGACCCGGAGGCCGACTGGCGACTGGGAGTGGCCGCCACCGGCATGGACCCCTTGGAGAAACGGGTGATGCTGGCCGACGGCGAGTCGCTGCCGTACGACCGGCTGCTGATCGCCACCGGGACCCGGTCGCGCCCCTGGCCGAACCCGGACGAGGCCTCCCTGGACGGCGTGTTCACCCTGCGCACCA
This portion of the Streptomyces mirabilis genome encodes:
- a CDS encoding helix-turn-helix domain-containing protein; translation: MVTVALAVTQGMLQFELSMAYEVFGAAPVDVAVPWYDVEVCGSDAVRLGRFRLEPDQGLDRLRHADTVIVPGWADADEDPPADLVGAVRAAHEAGARVASLCTGAFVLAAAGLLDGRRATTHWAHTGALAARYPRVEVDPDVLYVDNGSVLTSAGKAAAMDLCLHLVRLDHGSSVANAVARRLVVPPHRAGGQAQFVAAPVPTRDDHPLAALLPWVIERLDRPLTVEDLARQARMSSRHLGRHFRAVTGTTPLQWLLTQRIRRAQELLETTDDVVDAIATATGMGTATTLRRHFNRTVGVPPDTYRRTFRSRPRTDPNDDRQR
- a CDS encoding ferredoxin; the protein is MQTVVDLTRCQGYAQCVFLAPEVFELHGEEGLLYATAVPDDQVEHVRQAAAACPVQAIILGEGVSAGAR
- a CDS encoding saccharopine dehydrogenase family protein, which encodes MGSGQTVTVFGAYGHTGRFVVAHLRERGFVPVLSGRDAGKLRALAASVPGLEVRPASVDDPASLDRALDGADAVINCAGPFAVTAASVIEAALRAGIPYVDVAAEIEANLDTFTDFADRARAAGAVIVPAMAFYGGLGDLLATAAMGDWTVADEANIAYGLSSWHPTSGTRTAGTVSQERRGGRRVRHTDGRLEYHDDKPTLLKWPFPDPMGTREVVAEFTMADVVTIPSHLSIPEVRTHMTTEAARDLFAADTPAPTAADEDGRSDQTFVVDVVVRSGGTERRAVARGRDIYAVSAPLAVEAVHRILTGRTRTVGVASAGELFDASDFLRALSPHISLELPG